Proteins encoded within one genomic window of Tidjanibacter massiliensis:
- a CDS encoding CusA/CzcA family heavy metal efflux RND transporter — protein sequence MLNRIIRFSLDNRLVVVIAAVLIAVAGVWAATRMEVDVFPDLNAPTVVVMTEAQGMAAEEVERLVTFPIETSLNGATDVRRVRSQSTTGFSVVWVEFDWDTDIYIARQIVSERLASVAELLPPTAGQPTLGPQSSILGEMMIIGLTSTGETSLEELRTLADWTLRPRLLSVAGVSQVAVIGGDIREYQILLSPEKMDAYGITLDEVLAAAREMNRNSSGGVLYEYGNEYIVRGMASTTDTEQIAAGLVRMSAQGEPVTFGDIAEVRTGAKSPQLGVASVRGEPAVLITVTKQPYTSTIDLTETLDATIAELSAGFPDDVEVSTDIFRQSRFIDSSINNIKNSLIEGAFFVVLVLLVFLMNGRVTLISLTAMPLSLLITVIVMRLTGHTINTMSLGGMAIAIGSLVDDAIIDVENVYKRLRENYARPKAEREKCLKVVYDASREIRVSIVNATFITIVAFVPLFLLGGMEGRMLKPLGIAFIISLLASLLVAVTLTPVMSSYMLTSERALKRSQKEPPVTRFFKRIYGKALTWTLGHRKTVLAGVVTLFVGAAIVFSTFGSSFLPPFNEGSLTISVATMPGVSLEESDRMGRMVEEILLEIPEIQTVARKTGRAELDEHALGVNASELEAPFVLDRRSRDEFLADVRHRLGDLKGLTVEVGQPISHRIDAMLSGTKANIAIKLFGEDLNRMYALATQIGRSIAGVEGIADISVEQQVERAQLKITPRREMLALYGVTMPQFNEYITTALAGQAVSQVYEGNNTFDLTVKVADDRRNTIEKIGNLLIDGNGAKIPLSYIADIESSSGPNTVSRENVKRKIVVSANVVGGDLGGAVEAIRQAVDRDIVLPEGYYVEYGGQFESQQSASRTLVFASLLAILVVFMLLFQEFKSVPLSTMIMVNLPFALVGGVVSIWITSDVVSIPSIIGFISLFGISVRNGILLVSRYNQLRAEGCTLYEAVVHGSLDRLTPILMTSLTTALALIPLAVNGDVSGNEIQSPMAQVILGGLVSSTLLNGFVMPIMYILVTTRTEKRKLRRTGGELLTDKCSQNE from the coding sequence ATGCTGAACAGGATAATCAGGTTCTCGCTCGATAACCGCCTGGTGGTGGTTATCGCGGCGGTCCTCATCGCCGTCGCCGGCGTATGGGCCGCCACGCGCATGGAAGTGGACGTATTCCCCGACCTCAACGCCCCCACCGTGGTAGTCATGACCGAGGCACAGGGAATGGCCGCCGAAGAGGTGGAACGACTCGTGACCTTTCCGATAGAAACTTCGCTCAACGGCGCAACGGACGTGCGCCGCGTCCGTTCGCAGTCCACCACGGGCTTCTCCGTGGTATGGGTGGAGTTCGACTGGGACACCGACATCTACATCGCCCGTCAGATAGTCTCCGAAAGACTCGCCTCGGTAGCCGAACTGCTGCCCCCCACGGCAGGACAGCCCACCCTCGGCCCGCAGTCCTCCATTCTCGGAGAGATGATGATAATCGGCCTCACCTCCACCGGGGAGACCTCGCTCGAAGAGCTGCGCACACTGGCGGACTGGACCCTCCGGCCGCGTTTGCTCTCCGTTGCGGGCGTCTCGCAGGTGGCCGTCATCGGAGGCGATATCCGGGAATATCAAATACTCCTCTCACCCGAAAAGATGGACGCCTACGGCATCACGCTCGACGAGGTGCTCGCAGCCGCACGGGAGATGAACCGCAACTCTTCGGGCGGCGTACTCTATGAATACGGCAACGAATACATCGTGCGCGGCATGGCCTCCACGACCGACACGGAGCAGATAGCCGCCGGACTCGTCCGCATGTCAGCCCAGGGCGAACCGGTAACCTTCGGCGACATCGCCGAAGTACGGACGGGAGCCAAATCGCCGCAGTTGGGAGTAGCCTCCGTAAGGGGCGAACCGGCCGTGCTGATAACCGTCACCAAACAGCCCTACACCAGCACCATCGACCTCACCGAAACACTCGATGCGACCATCGCCGAGCTCAGTGCGGGCTTTCCGGACGACGTGGAGGTATCGACCGATATCTTCCGGCAGTCGCGCTTCATCGACAGCTCGATAAACAACATCAAAAACTCCCTCATCGAGGGAGCCTTCTTCGTCGTCCTCGTGCTGCTGGTATTCCTGATGAACGGCCGCGTGACGCTCATCTCGCTCACGGCCATGCCCCTGTCGCTGCTCATCACCGTCATCGTCATGCGCCTTACGGGGCATACCATCAACACCATGAGCCTCGGCGGCATGGCCATCGCCATCGGCTCGCTCGTAGACGACGCCATCATCGACGTGGAGAATGTCTACAAACGGCTGCGGGAAAACTATGCCCGTCCCAAAGCCGAACGGGAGAAATGCCTGAAGGTGGTTTACGACGCCTCGCGCGAAATCCGCGTCTCCATCGTGAACGCCACTTTCATCACCATCGTCGCCTTCGTGCCGCTCTTCCTCCTCGGCGGAATGGAGGGACGCATGCTCAAACCGCTCGGCATCGCCTTCATCATCTCGCTGCTGGCCTCGCTGCTGGTAGCCGTGACGCTGACACCGGTCATGTCGAGCTACATGCTGACTTCGGAACGTGCCCTGAAACGGAGCCAGAAGGAACCTCCCGTCACGCGGTTCTTCAAGCGCATCTACGGCAAGGCACTCACCTGGACACTCGGTCACCGCAAGACGGTGCTTGCGGGAGTGGTCACCCTCTTCGTCGGCGCCGCCATCGTTTTCAGCACCTTCGGCAGCAGCTTCCTGCCGCCCTTCAACGAAGGTTCGCTGACCATCAGCGTCGCCACGATGCCGGGCGTATCGCTCGAAGAGTCCGACCGCATGGGACGGATGGTAGAGGAAATCCTCCTCGAAATACCGGAAATACAGACCGTGGCCCGCAAGACCGGCCGCGCCGAACTCGACGAACACGCCCTCGGCGTAAACGCATCGGAACTCGAAGCGCCGTTCGTGCTGGACAGGCGTTCGCGCGACGAATTCCTGGCCGATGTCCGCCACCGACTGGGCGACCTGAAGGGACTGACAGTGGAGGTAGGCCAGCCCATCTCGCATCGTATCGATGCCATGCTCTCCGGAACGAAGGCCAACATCGCCATCAAACTCTTCGGTGAAGACCTCAACCGGATGTATGCCCTCGCCACGCAGATAGGCCGCTCCATCGCCGGCGTAGAGGGCATCGCCGACATCAGCGTGGAACAACAGGTGGAGCGTGCGCAGCTCAAAATAACGCCGCGGCGCGAGATGCTCGCCCTGTACGGCGTCACCATGCCGCAATTCAACGAATACATCACTACGGCACTGGCCGGACAGGCCGTATCGCAGGTCTACGAAGGCAACAATACCTTCGACCTGACGGTCAAGGTAGCCGACGACCGCCGGAACACGATAGAGAAGATAGGCAACCTGCTGATAGACGGCAACGGAGCGAAGATACCGCTCAGCTACATCGCCGACATCGAATCCTCCTCGGGTCCCAATACGGTAAGCCGCGAAAACGTGAAACGGAAAATCGTCGTATCGGCCAATGTGGTCGGAGGCGACCTCGGCGGTGCGGTGGAAGCCATCCGGCAGGCCGTAGACCGGGACATCGTCCTTCCGGAAGGATATTACGTGGAGTACGGCGGACAGTTCGAGAGCCAGCAATCGGCCTCGCGCACGCTCGTCTTCGCATCACTGCTCGCCATCCTCGTAGTCTTCATGCTCCTGTTCCAGGAGTTCAAGAGCGTCCCGCTCTCCACCATGATAATGGTAAACCTGCCCTTTGCGCTCGTGGGCGGCGTAGTCAGCATCTGGATAACCTCGGATGTCGTGAGCATCCCCTCCATCATCGGATTCATCTCGCTCTTCGGCATCTCGGTACGCAACGGCATCCTGCTCGTATCGCGCTACAACCAGCTCCGTGCGGAGGGGTGTACGCTGTACGAGGCGGTCGTACACGGTTCGCTCGACCGCCTCACCCCCATCCTGATGACCTCGCTCACCACGGCCCTCGCCCTCATCCCCCTCGCGGTGAACGGCGACGTCTCCGGCAACGAGATACAGAGTCCGATGGCCCAGGTGATACTGGGCGGTTTGGTCAGCTCCACCCTGCTTAACGGCTTCGTCATGCCCATCATGTACATACTGGTCACTACCCGAACCGAAAAGCGGAAACTCCGGCGAACAGGCGGAGAGTTATTAACCGACAAATGCAGTCAAAATGAATAG
- a CDS encoding TolC family protein — protein sequence MNRTLIITVAAALLAATPAVAQNDLRRVLESVERNNLTLQAEAHATAGRTFEARTGNSLEPLSVSYSSAGDSPQALGKEGELEVSQSFDLPMLYATRSRIARTLAQQYETEYLALRQQILLEAKEVYLELCALHGIMELNRPRLAAAEHMAALFASRYETGDATAIDKNRTEVEYLLLKEELSAVDMRMIELSQRLAVLNGGEMPECGYTMPPAEEQMPLEVLLADWEEYAPELTALRLQEQGARYDVRLSRQQALPKVELGYKYEYGTGEHFNGFTAGLSIPILSNRHNVKRAHAMEQAAKANTESALAQQRSSVRELYLKVDYTGRLLESFGGLPDAAGYIDMLGRTLEAGQINIVDYYSELDTFYSALETRIRTDLEYRLGLARLNVIYM from the coding sequence ATGAATAGAACGCTCATCATAACCGTCGCCGCAGCGCTCCTGGCGGCGACACCCGCCGTCGCACAGAACGACCTGCGGCGCGTACTGGAAAGCGTGGAACGCAACAACCTCACCCTGCAGGCCGAAGCGCATGCAACTGCCGGCCGCACCTTCGAAGCCCGTACGGGCAACTCGCTCGAACCGCTGTCGGTCTCATACTCCTCGGCGGGAGACTCTCCGCAGGCGCTCGGCAAGGAGGGGGAACTGGAGGTTTCACAGTCGTTCGACCTGCCCATGCTCTACGCCACCCGAAGCCGGATAGCCCGGACGCTGGCACAGCAATACGAAACGGAATATCTCGCCCTGCGGCAACAAATCCTGCTGGAGGCCAAGGAAGTCTACCTCGAACTCTGCGCCCTGCACGGTATCATGGAACTCAACAGGCCGCGCCTGGCTGCGGCCGAGCACATGGCCGCCCTGTTCGCCTCGCGCTACGAAACGGGCGACGCCACGGCCATCGACAAGAATCGCACGGAGGTCGAATACCTTCTGCTGAAAGAGGAGCTCTCGGCCGTGGACATGCGGATGATTGAGCTGTCACAGCGGCTGGCCGTACTCAACGGCGGGGAGATGCCCGAATGCGGCTATACGATGCCGCCGGCCGAAGAGCAGATGCCGCTGGAGGTCCTGCTGGCCGACTGGGAGGAGTATGCCCCCGAACTCACGGCGCTCCGCCTGCAGGAGCAGGGGGCGCGCTACGACGTCCGCCTCAGCAGGCAACAGGCGCTCCCGAAAGTCGAATTGGGCTATAAATACGAATACGGTACGGGAGAGCATTTCAACGGCTTCACGGCGGGACTGAGTATTCCGATACTCTCCAACCGCCACAACGTGAAGCGGGCGCATGCCATGGAGCAGGCCGCGAAGGCCAACACCGAGTCTGCCCTGGCCCAGCAACGCAGTTCGGTCAGGGAGCTCTATCTGAAAGTGGATTACACGGGGCGGCTGCTGGAGTCTTTCGGCGGCCTGCCCGATGCCGCCGGATATATCGACATGCTCGGCCGGACGCTCGAAGCGGGCCAAATCAACATCGTGGACTACTACTCGGAGCTCGACACCTTCTATTCCGCACTCGAAACGCGCATACGGACCGACCTCGAATACCGGCTGGGACTGGCCCGCCTGAACGTCATCTACATGTGA
- a CDS encoding threonine/serine exporter family protein yields the protein MRTTEELKEITAFIAEYATCLLGSGVHTSRVLRNSSRIGEAFGLRIHMTTLSKTIVLTVFDDSGTGSANTEVLSIPTLPISFEYNSELSALSWEAYDNRMPLAELRERYREIISRPKMSPRLILLLVGLANGAFCRLFGGSWGAVATVILATLLGIFIRQQMQKRHYNHFIVFMVSAFSASMFASLTLIPGWTPDIAIGTSVLFLIPGVPLINGIIDILEGHTVTGTSRLIQATLLVICIATGLAVPLLLFMKNLL from the coding sequence ATGAGAACGACAGAAGAACTGAAAGAGATAACGGCTTTCATTGCGGAATATGCGACATGCCTGCTCGGTTCGGGGGTACACACTTCGCGCGTGCTGCGCAACTCGTCGCGCATAGGGGAAGCCTTCGGGCTGCGGATACACATGACGACACTCTCCAAGACCATCGTTCTCACCGTATTCGACGACTCGGGTACAGGCAGCGCAAACACCGAGGTGCTCTCCATTCCGACACTTCCCATCTCTTTCGAGTACAACTCCGAACTCAGCGCCCTGAGCTGGGAGGCCTACGACAACCGCATGCCGCTTGCAGAGCTCAGGGAACGGTACCGGGAAATCATCTCGCGTCCGAAGATGTCGCCCCGCCTGATACTCCTGCTGGTCGGTCTGGCCAACGGCGCATTCTGCAGGCTGTTCGGCGGGTCGTGGGGCGCCGTAGCCACGGTGATACTGGCCACGCTGCTGGGCATATTCATCCGCCAGCAGATGCAGAAGCGCCACTACAACCACTTCATCGTCTTCATGGTATCGGCTTTCTCCGCCTCCATGTTCGCCTCTCTGACCCTCATTCCCGGATGGACGCCCGACATCGCCATCGGTACGAGCGTCCTGTTCCTCATACCGGGCGTCCCGCTCATCAACGGCATCATCGACATCCTCGAAGGGCACACGGTCACGGGAACCTCGCGGCTCATACAGGCCACGCTGCTGGTCATCTGCATAGCGACCGGGCTCGCAGTGCCCCTGCTGTTATTCATGAAGAACCTGCTATGA
- a CDS encoding threonine/serine exporter family protein, producing the protein MITDIITDGLLAAIAAVGFGAISYPPRKAFKYIAILAAAGHALRYTLMNYAGMDIASSSFCASLAIGLLALWFGRLSHCPLTVLYIPALLPMIPGMYAYKSVYALVKLMQNLGDYTMSDIYINQFFVNATVTVSVVFLLAGGATLVIFLFPKKAYSMTRRKTWTSPRRESPSPK; encoded by the coding sequence ATGATAACGGATATCATTACGGACGGCCTGCTGGCGGCGATAGCGGCAGTAGGCTTCGGGGCCATCTCCTACCCGCCCCGGAAAGCATTCAAATACATAGCCATACTGGCGGCAGCCGGCCATGCGCTGCGCTACACGCTGATGAATTACGCCGGTATGGACATCGCCTCCTCGTCGTTCTGCGCCTCGCTGGCCATCGGCCTGCTGGCATTATGGTTCGGACGCCTGTCGCACTGTCCGCTGACGGTGCTCTACATTCCGGCCCTGCTGCCCATGATACCGGGAATGTATGCCTACAAGAGCGTCTATGCACTCGTCAAACTCATGCAGAACCTCGGCGACTACACCATGTCGGACATCTACATCAACCAGTTCTTCGTCAATGCGACGGTGACGGTCAGCGTCGTTTTCCTGCTTGCGGGCGGAGCCACGCTGGTGATTTTCCTCTTCCCGAAAAAGGCCTACTCCATGACGCGCCGGAAAACATGGACTTCACCGAGGCGGGAATCGCCTTCACCGAAGTAA
- the ahcY gene encoding adenosylhomocysteinase produces MFLDKSIPYRVADMSLAGWGRREIEIAEKEMPGLMAVRRKYAPQKPLAGARVMGSLHMTIQTAVLIETLVELGADVRWCSCNIFSTQDHAAAAIAERGIPVFAWKGESLEEYWWCTAMALTFPGGAGPHLIVDDGGDATLLIHKGFAAECDAASLDGEPASHEEAVIVETLRRCLSEDSTKWHRLVAEWKGVSEETTTGVHRLYQMQERGELMVPAINVNDSVTKSKFDNLYGCRESLADGIKRATDVMIAGKVVVVCGYGDVGKGCAASMRSYGARVIVTEIDPICALQAAMEGYEVKTVEEALAEGNIFVTCTGNRDIITLEHMYGMRDQAIVCNIGHFDNEIQMARLDGDRAVAKSVVKPQVDKYTFPDGHAIFVLAEGRLVNLGCATGHPSFVMSNSFTNQALAQMELWAGRENPVPGVRCLPKHLDEEVARLHLEQLGVHLTRLTPEQAAYIGVSPDGPYKSEIYRY; encoded by the coding sequence ATGTTCTTGGATAAGTCGATACCCTATCGGGTGGCTGATATGTCACTGGCCGGTTGGGGCAGGAGAGAGATAGAGATAGCGGAGAAGGAGATGCCGGGGCTGATGGCCGTCCGGCGCAAGTATGCTCCGCAAAAGCCGTTGGCCGGCGCCCGTGTCATGGGGTCGCTCCACATGACCATACAGACCGCGGTGCTGATTGAGACGCTGGTCGAGCTCGGTGCCGATGTGCGCTGGTGTAGCTGCAACATCTTCTCCACGCAGGACCATGCCGCGGCGGCCATCGCCGAGCGGGGCATTCCCGTCTTCGCATGGAAGGGGGAGAGCCTCGAAGAGTATTGGTGGTGCACGGCCATGGCGCTGACCTTTCCGGGCGGTGCAGGTCCCCATCTCATCGTGGATGACGGCGGCGATGCGACGCTGTTGATTCATAAGGGATTCGCGGCCGAGTGCGATGCCGCGTCGCTCGACGGCGAACCTGCCTCGCATGAAGAGGCGGTTATCGTGGAGACGTTGCGCCGGTGTCTGTCCGAGGACAGTACGAAATGGCACCGTCTTGTGGCGGAGTGGAAGGGCGTTTCGGAGGAGACGACGACCGGGGTGCACCGCCTCTATCAGATGCAGGAACGGGGCGAGCTGATGGTTCCGGCCATCAACGTGAACGATTCGGTAACCAAAAGCAAATTCGACAACCTGTACGGCTGCCGCGAGTCGCTGGCCGATGGCATCAAGCGGGCTACGGACGTGATGATTGCCGGCAAGGTGGTCGTCGTGTGCGGTTACGGCGATGTGGGCAAGGGGTGTGCCGCGAGCATGCGTTCCTACGGCGCACGGGTAATCGTGACCGAGATAGACCCGATATGCGCCCTGCAGGCGGCCATGGAGGGATATGAGGTGAAGACTGTCGAGGAGGCGCTCGCGGAGGGCAACATCTTCGTGACCTGTACCGGCAACCGCGATATCATCACCCTCGAACACATGTACGGCATGCGCGACCAGGCCATCGTGTGCAATATCGGCCACTTCGACAACGAGATACAGATGGCGCGGCTCGACGGTGACAGGGCGGTGGCCAAGAGCGTCGTCAAACCGCAGGTGGACAAATATACCTTCCCGGACGGACATGCGATTTTCGTCCTGGCCGAGGGACGCCTCGTGAATCTGGGATGCGCTACGGGCCATCCGTCGTTCGTGATGAGCAATTCGTTTACCAACCAGGCGCTCGCCCAGATGGAACTTTGGGCCGGGCGGGAGAATCCCGTGCCGGGTGTTCGCTGTCTGCCCAAGCACCTCGACGAAGAGGTGGCCCGCCTCCATCTCGAACAGCTCGGCGTACACCTCACGCGTCTTACGCCCGAACAGGCAGCCTACATCGGTGTCAGTCCGGACGGCCCGTACAAGTCGGAGATTTACCGTTATTAG
- a CDS encoding riboflavin kinase produces the protein MVHKIRGKVVRGNSIGRKLGFPTANIPVAAEMPVQDGVYAAEVRVGGALYRAMVNIGTRPTVGDGAGRFAEANLFGFDGDIYGEPVAIFLLGYIRPERRFAGLDELRRQLADDRLAVVKYFNNVGL, from the coding sequence ATGGTACACAAGATAAGAGGCAAGGTGGTGCGCGGCAACAGCATCGGGCGCAAGCTCGGTTTTCCTACCGCCAATATTCCCGTCGCGGCGGAGATGCCCGTGCAGGACGGAGTCTATGCGGCGGAGGTACGCGTGGGCGGGGCACTTTACCGGGCCATGGTCAATATAGGGACGAGGCCTACGGTAGGCGACGGTGCAGGCCGTTTCGCGGAGGCCAACCTGTTCGGTTTCGACGGCGATATTTACGGTGAACCGGTGGCGATATTCCTGCTCGGTTATATCAGACCCGAACGCCGTTTCGCCGGCCTCGACGAGTTGCGTCGGCAGTTGGCCGATGACCGACTGGCTGTTGTGAAATATTTTAATAATGTAGGGCTTTGA
- a CDS encoding retropepsin-like aspartic protease has protein sequence MKYTLSFLLFLLAAATVTVPAAGQHADARIGALLNSGDYFTLREVLPRQADSIVSPVVRGMAETLVGTFFNRPADALAAVSELLETYGDELGPDNATSMVFMALLDLFMLDRYTAAAELTDDFIADTDGSLPDELLFSLEFFRRTGHALAGRPAPELVMPEGGTCVSYRLDSVGRGRIMTVPVHIGGNVRDFVFDTGAAQFNFVSERFARENGIRMIADSIPVAGIGRGWVGLGVADSLAVGGIVMRNPVFLISPPDQATDTIEVISAVLGNAFMRKAERFTIDNRTRHIVFPAERTLHADGTERMANMMLNSFQPYVRIHADGIPLLFHFDTGNVATTLYPPYYELFREQVDSCGVEDTVRIGGFAGVAENVCYRLPSVEFTLEGVPFTLRDIDVLPSGSAGATAGSEAGSLGTDFATAFDTLTVDYTSCTVRGENVP, from the coding sequence ATGAAATACACACTCTCTTTCTTGCTGTTTCTGCTTGCCGCCGCGACAGTCACCGTACCGGCCGCGGGACAGCATGCCGATGCACGAATCGGCGCACTGCTGAACTCCGGCGACTATTTCACCCTGCGTGAAGTGCTGCCCCGACAGGCAGACAGCATCGTGTCGCCCGTCGTGCGCGGGATGGCCGAAACACTGGTCGGCACCTTCTTCAACCGGCCGGCCGATGCCCTCGCAGCCGTATCGGAACTGTTGGAGACATACGGCGACGAACTCGGGCCTGACAATGCGACGAGCATGGTCTTCATGGCCCTGCTCGACCTCTTCATGCTCGACCGGTACACTGCTGCGGCGGAACTCACGGACGACTTCATTGCCGATACAGACGGCAGTCTGCCTGACGAACTGCTTTTTAGCCTCGAATTTTTCCGGCGCACGGGGCACGCCCTGGCCGGACGTCCGGCCCCAGAGCTCGTCATGCCCGAAGGCGGCACCTGCGTATCCTACCGGCTCGACAGCGTAGGCCGCGGCCGCATCATGACCGTACCGGTACACATCGGGGGCAACGTCCGCGATTTCGTCTTCGATACGGGCGCAGCACAGTTCAACTTCGTCTCCGAAAGGTTCGCCCGCGAGAACGGAATACGGATGATTGCCGACTCGATTCCCGTCGCGGGTATCGGCCGGGGGTGGGTCGGACTCGGCGTGGCCGACAGCCTCGCCGTGGGCGGTATCGTGATGCGAAACCCCGTTTTTCTGATATCTCCGCCCGACCAGGCGACGGACACCATCGAGGTCATCAGCGCGGTGCTCGGCAACGCCTTCATGCGCAAGGCGGAGCGCTTCACCATCGACAACCGCACACGGCACATCGTCTTTCCTGCCGAACGGACGCTGCACGCGGACGGAACGGAAAGGATGGCGAACATGATGCTGAACAGCTTCCAGCCCTACGTCCGTATCCATGCGGACGGTATCCCCCTGCTGTTCCATTTCGATACGGGCAACGTGGCGACGACCCTCTACCCCCCATATTACGAACTCTTTCGGGAACAGGTAGACTCTTGCGGCGTCGAAGATACGGTGCGCATCGGGGGATTCGCCGGTGTCGCCGAGAATGTATGCTACCGGCTTCCCTCCGTGGAATTCACGCTGGAGGGCGTTCCTTTCACACTCCGCGACATCGACGTACTGCCATCCGGAAGCGCCGGTGCCACGGCCGGTTCGGAGGCCGGTTCGCTGGGCACGGATTTCGCGACCGCTTTCGACACACTGACGGTGGACTACACGAGCTGTACCGTCCGGGGAGAAAACGTCCCGTAA
- a CDS encoding MerR family transcriptional regulator: MQEINHKKGKIYYSMGEVAEMFDVNPSLLRYWEQEFDILKPHRNKKGNRLFTPKDVDNIRIIYHLLKERKMKIEVARKYIRDYRKEVDRDAEITEHLMNIRAILLEIKQDLAYGGAVVDDDCDEEPVAVPQQSGRETVGKGDEAGETDTGTKTGTAAAADRAPESAAQPTGETRERAERAERPAPATADTRPPFEEQVLFEVAVPLELMQAGRTADDDGFESARAAFAGETAGEETPQEEEPKPRVQAIEQTLF; encoded by the coding sequence ATGCAGGAGATAAACCACAAAAAGGGCAAGATATACTACTCCATGGGCGAAGTGGCGGAGATGTTCGACGTAAATCCTTCGCTGCTGCGCTACTGGGAACAGGAGTTCGACATTCTCAAACCGCACCGGAACAAAAAGGGGAACCGCCTCTTCACGCCGAAGGATGTGGACAACATCCGCATCATCTACCATCTGCTCAAGGAGCGCAAGATGAAAATCGAGGTAGCCCGCAAGTACATCCGGGACTACCGCAAGGAGGTGGACCGCGATGCGGAGATTACCGAACACCTGATGAACATCCGCGCCATTCTGCTCGAAATCAAACAGGACCTTGCCTACGGCGGGGCAGTGGTGGACGACGACTGCGACGAAGAGCCCGTGGCTGTCCCTCAGCAATCCGGACGGGAAACCGTCGGAAAGGGGGACGAAGCGGGAGAAACGGACACCGGGACGAAAACAGGAACGGCCGCAGCGGCCGACCGTGCTCCCGAATCTGCCGCGCAGCCGACCGGGGAGACCCGGGAGAGAGCGGAGAGAGCGGAGAGACCGGCCCCTGCCACGGCGGATACCAGGCCGCCCTTCGAGGAACAGGTACTCTTCGAGGTGGCCGTTCCGCTGGAACTGATGCAGGCGGGAAGAACGGCCGACGACGACGGGTTCGAATCGGCCCGTGCCGCCTTCGCCGGCGAAACTGCCGGCGAGGAGACCCCGCAGGAAGAGGAGCCTAAACCGAGGGTACAGGCCATTGAACAGACCCTGTTCTGA
- a CDS encoding Nif3-like dinuclear metal center hexameric protein, translating into MKVKEITAILEEAAPLFLQESYDNSGLLVGDPEAEIDSALICVDATESVVAEAAEVGAGLVLSHHPVIFHPLKRLTGGSYIERTVAEAVRRGIALYACHTNLDSAPEGMSRMLGNLLGLRNVILLEPTATEMPGSGFGIVGEPEHVLPTEEFLRTVRDRLSLRCIRYSGITRPTVRRAALCTGAGASMMSAAKRAGADVYLSADFKYNDFLDADRELVIADIGHFESEYCAIDLIYEIIRKKMPTFALHKSMRSVNPVNYLT; encoded by the coding sequence ATGAAAGTAAAAGAGATAACAGCCATTCTGGAAGAGGCCGCCCCGCTCTTCCTTCAGGAGAGTTACGACAATTCGGGGCTCCTCGTGGGCGACCCCGAAGCGGAAATCGACAGCGCCCTGATTTGCGTGGATGCGACCGAAAGTGTCGTTGCCGAAGCCGCCGAAGTGGGAGCGGGCCTCGTCCTCTCCCACCACCCGGTCATTTTCCATCCGCTGAAACGCCTCACCGGTGGCAGCTACATCGAACGCACGGTGGCCGAAGCCGTACGCCGCGGCATCGCGCTCTACGCCTGCCACACCAACCTCGACAGCGCCCCGGAGGGCATGAGCCGGATGTTGGGCAATCTTCTGGGGCTGCGGAACGTTATACTTCTCGAACCCACCGCCACGGAGATGCCCGGTTCGGGATTCGGAATCGTCGGCGAACCGGAACACGTGCTGCCGACGGAGGAGTTCCTGCGGACTGTACGCGACAGGCTCTCTCTCAGGTGCATAAGGTACAGCGGCATCACGCGGCCGACGGTTCGGCGCGCAGCCCTCTGCACCGGAGCCGGAGCCTCCATGATGTCCGCCGCCAAACGGGCGGGAGCCGACGTCTACCTCTCGGCGGATTTCAAATACAACGACTTCCTCGATGCCGACCGCGAACTCGTGATTGCAGACATCGGACATTTTGAAAGCGAATATTGCGCCATCGACCTTATCTATGAAATTATTAGAAAAAAAATGCCTACTTTTGCACTTCATAAGAGCATGCGGTCGGTCAATCCGGTGAACTATTTGACATAA